A genomic region of Azoarcus sp. KH32C contains the following coding sequences:
- the pglW gene encoding BREX system serine/threonine kinase PglW: MTMGPSRWHAIAESNFAWEREALDWLREQLPDRDPWHVWSNFEFIDDQGKVNEVDALVLSPAGLFLVEIKSRPGRVSGDAHSWTWVTDGRARTADNPLLLTDRKAKRLASLLRRQSAIVKAKIRLPFVEPLVFLSSTSLDFQLTGPAAAGAYRRGRPGLPGDDGIVGVLAQGLRGLVRHPVDHQQARAITRGLTEAGVRPSNKYRQVGDYELVKLLTEGDGFQDWQVRHVSVDTVQRRARIYTIATASSPEERTARARQARREFEVLEGIDHPGILRCNDYKDTELGPTLIFDHDPASVRLDHLISERGQHLSVDQRLQLVRDIAEALKYAHGKRLYHRALGPQSVLVREDGSALKVQLMNWQTAARDVDADDTVHRTTGTQHVEAYVEDPGLVYLAPETTRADPAHGAELDVFSLGCLTWLIFSGKPPATSTLELAVKLRDGQGLRLSDVMDGCGKRLQELVQYATHPDVLGRYDNIQGFLADLEGVEDELTTPDPEATVDPSDAVKGDRLEGGFTVVRRMGRGSSSVALLVEQDGTGEEFVLKVANDLAHSDNLQAEGEALAKLRHPNIVEYRQTLRIADRTALLLKSAGEQTLTEKLGDGRLSLDMLHRFGEELIEAVRHLEDKAVIHRDIKPDNIGISSGRSGKLQLVLFDFSLCRTPAENLTAGTPPYLDPFLPLRPGKRWDLYAERFAAAVTLYEMAVGNRPRWGAGPNSPAVVNEALKFETGVFDPAIRAPLDQFFSRALARDFRDRFDNAEDMLRSWRKVFEVLTTTHPTTAQGFEAIAFAASAETTMGELGYSLEARDVLEHMGIHNVRELLAVDRIRFRYLRGVGDKIRKEIRLKAKELARLRPDLTQGRGTLHEIEEGAASDKAAVSINELARQLLPRRPAGDDRPEEAALALYLGLDDGVSENEADSRARLRREGSWPTLGEAAVACGLDRSELTDALVKARERWLKNPAFTELRNQLDTLLHGQGQVMTSSEAALALLALRGCAEQSDDERLRLAGAVLRAAVEAESHLEKPRFELFDHSPTPLIATSAAWADYARQLGSAADLSALADPLLPPARVMQALEGIRSPIPSDEDSAEQIRLIQPARLLRLATAASRTAALSSRQEIYLRNMPALQALRQSLGALVSLPDLEVADLKARVRGRYPEAEALPGRPALDRLLEEVDAPFRWDDTARVFKRTNFNGNGTGGATTSFQRLTTVDGHALADAAIQDAQQLEDRLQRNLRQGGLLVLCVEPRLAARAEAELLRRFGNNPADPTGMLVRVSFDALMIKALREQAEVLRIDWNVILRADGAARDSRDWANLQRLVQRALPGLKVRLLQSEVPALLTSPGLLAHYGLMSLISDLESQVGCPGCTPALWLLLPTRRQGLPTLDGVPVPLVNASAAADVPQSWIENRHRATLATQS, encoded by the coding sequence ATGACCATGGGACCTTCGCGCTGGCACGCAATCGCGGAATCGAACTTCGCCTGGGAGCGCGAGGCGCTCGACTGGCTGCGGGAACAACTCCCCGATCGCGACCCGTGGCACGTCTGGAGTAACTTCGAGTTCATCGACGACCAAGGCAAGGTCAATGAGGTGGATGCGCTCGTACTGTCGCCGGCCGGCCTCTTCTTGGTCGAGATCAAGAGTCGTCCGGGGAGGGTCTCGGGGGACGCTCACTCGTGGACCTGGGTCACCGACGGCCGCGCGCGGACGGCCGATAACCCGCTGCTCCTCACCGACCGCAAGGCCAAGCGGCTTGCCAGTCTGTTGCGGCGCCAGTCGGCCATCGTCAAGGCCAAGATCCGGCTGCCGTTTGTCGAGCCGCTGGTGTTCCTGTCATCCACCTCGCTCGACTTCCAGCTTACGGGGCCAGCTGCTGCCGGCGCTTACCGCAGGGGCCGCCCTGGCCTGCCGGGGGACGACGGTATCGTCGGCGTGCTGGCGCAGGGGCTGCGCGGCTTGGTCCGGCACCCCGTGGATCATCAGCAAGCGCGTGCCATCACCCGGGGGCTGACCGAGGCTGGCGTCCGTCCGTCGAACAAGTACCGACAGGTCGGCGACTACGAACTGGTCAAGTTGCTCACCGAGGGTGACGGATTTCAGGACTGGCAGGTCCGCCACGTCAGCGTCGATACGGTGCAGCGACGGGCACGGATCTACACGATTGCCACCGCCTCAAGCCCCGAGGAGCGTACCGCCCGGGCGCGTCAGGCACGGCGTGAGTTCGAGGTGCTGGAAGGTATCGACCATCCGGGCATCCTGCGCTGCAACGACTACAAGGACACCGAGCTCGGCCCCACGCTTATCTTCGACCACGACCCCGCTTCGGTCAGGCTCGACCACCTGATTAGCGAGCGTGGACAACACCTCAGTGTCGACCAGCGGCTGCAGCTTGTGCGTGACATCGCCGAGGCGCTCAAGTACGCGCACGGCAAGCGCCTTTATCACCGAGCACTCGGCCCGCAGAGTGTCCTGGTGCGGGAGGACGGCAGCGCGCTGAAGGTCCAGTTGATGAACTGGCAGACGGCGGCCCGTGATGTCGATGCGGACGACACCGTCCATCGCACCACCGGCACCCAGCACGTCGAGGCCTATGTCGAAGACCCCGGTCTGGTCTATCTCGCACCGGAGACGACGCGGGCGGATCCCGCCCACGGGGCCGAGCTGGACGTGTTCTCGCTTGGTTGCTTGACCTGGCTGATCTTCAGCGGCAAGCCGCCTGCGACTTCCACGCTCGAGCTCGCCGTCAAGCTGCGCGACGGGCAGGGGCTGCGTTTATCCGACGTCATGGACGGCTGCGGCAAGCGGCTGCAGGAACTCGTCCAGTACGCCACGCATCCGGATGTTCTCGGCCGTTACGACAACATCCAGGGCTTTCTTGCCGACCTCGAGGGTGTCGAGGACGAACTCACCACGCCCGATCCCGAAGCCACTGTCGATCCGTCCGACGCAGTGAAGGGCGACCGCCTCGAAGGCGGCTTCACCGTCGTCCGGCGCATGGGGCGCGGTTCATCCAGCGTCGCGCTACTCGTCGAACAGGACGGTACCGGCGAGGAGTTCGTCCTCAAGGTTGCCAACGACCTTGCGCACAGCGACAACCTGCAGGCCGAAGGCGAGGCGCTCGCCAAGCTGCGTCATCCGAACATTGTCGAGTATCGCCAGACGCTGCGCATCGCCGACCGCACGGCGCTGCTCCTCAAGAGCGCCGGCGAGCAGACCCTGACTGAAAAGCTCGGGGACGGGCGCCTCTCGCTCGATATGCTCCATCGTTTCGGTGAAGAGCTGATCGAAGCGGTCCGTCACCTGGAAGACAAGGCGGTCATCCACCGCGACATCAAGCCCGACAATATCGGCATCAGCAGTGGACGTAGCGGAAAGCTGCAACTCGTGCTCTTCGACTTCTCGCTGTGCCGTACTCCGGCAGAGAACCTTACCGCTGGTACGCCCCCGTATCTCGACCCCTTCTTGCCCTTGCGACCGGGCAAGCGTTGGGACCTTTACGCCGAACGCTTTGCCGCCGCCGTTACGCTCTACGAAATGGCGGTCGGCAATCGACCGCGCTGGGGCGCTGGCCCCAACTCGCCCGCCGTAGTGAACGAGGCCCTGAAGTTCGAGACGGGCGTGTTCGACCCCGCCATCCGGGCGCCACTGGACCAGTTCTTCTCACGCGCGCTCGCACGTGACTTCCGCGACCGCTTCGACAACGCCGAAGACATGCTGCGCTCGTGGCGCAAGGTCTTCGAGGTGCTGACCACCACGCACCCGACCACCGCCCAAGGCTTCGAAGCAATCGCGTTTGCCGCCTCTGCCGAAACGACGATGGGCGAGCTCGGCTACAGCCTCGAGGCTCGGGATGTGCTGGAGCACATGGGCATCCACAACGTTCGCGAGCTGCTGGCCGTCGATCGCATCCGCTTCCGCTATCTGCGTGGCGTCGGCGACAAGATCCGCAAGGAGATCCGCCTCAAGGCCAAGGAACTCGCGCGGCTGCGCCCCGACCTCACCCAAGGCCGCGGCACCCTGCACGAGATCGAGGAGGGCGCGGCTAGCGACAAGGCCGCGGTCAGCATCAACGAACTGGCCCGGCAGCTGTTGCCGCGCCGCCCGGCAGGCGACGACCGGCCAGAGGAGGCCGCGCTCGCCCTGTATCTCGGGCTGGATGACGGCGTAAGCGAGAACGAGGCGGACAGCCGGGCACGCCTTCGTCGCGAAGGCAGCTGGCCGACGCTCGGCGAAGCTGCCGTCGCGTGCGGACTCGATCGCAGCGAGCTGACCGACGCCCTCGTCAAGGCACGCGAACGCTGGCTCAAAAACCCGGCGTTCACCGAACTGCGCAACCAGCTCGACACCTTGCTGCACGGCCAAGGGCAGGTGATGACCAGCAGCGAGGCCGCACTTGCTCTGCTGGCACTGCGCGGCTGTGCCGAACAGAGTGACGACGAGCGCCTGCGCCTCGCCGGGGCGGTGCTGCGTGCTGCCGTCGAGGCCGAAAGCCATCTCGAGAAGCCTCGCTTCGAACTGTTCGATCACTCGCCGACACCGCTCATCGCGACCAGTGCCGCGTGGGCCGATTACGCCCGTCAGCTTGGCTCTGCGGCAGATCTCAGTGCCTTGGCGGACCCGCTACTTCCGCCTGCCCGTGTCATGCAGGCGCTCGAAGGCATTCGCTCCCCGATACCGTCGGATGAGGACTCGGCGGAGCAGATCCGTCTCATCCAGCCCGCCCGCTTGCTGCGCCTCGCCACCGCGGCATCGCGCACGGCCGCGCTCTCCAGCCGGCAGGAGATCTATCTGCGCAACATGCCGGCCCTGCAGGCGCTGCGTCAGTCCCTGGGTGCCCTCGTCAGCCTGCCGGACCTGGAAGTGGCAGACCTCAAGGCACGCGTGCGTGGTCGCTACCCGGAAGCCGAAGCGTTGCCGGGCCGCCCCGCGCTGGATCGGCTGCTCGAAGAGGTCGACGCCCCATTCCGTTGGGACGATACCGCGCGTGTCTTCAAGCGCACCAACTTCAACGGAAACGGCACCGGGGGCGCTACGACCTCGTTTCAGCGCCTCACCACGGTCGACGGCCATGCGCTCGCCGACGCCGCTATTCAGGATGCCCAGCAGCTCGAAGACCGCCTGCAGCGCAATCTGCGTCAGGGCGGATTGCTCGTGCTATGCGTCGAGCCGCGTCTTGCCGCACGGGCCGAGGCCGAGCTGTTGCGCCGGTTTGGCAACAATCCGGCAGATCCCACCGGTATGCTCGTCCGCGTCAGCTTCGACGCGTTGATGATCAAGGCGTTGCGCGAACAGGCCGAGGTGCTCCGCATCGACTGGAACGTCATCCTGCGTGCCGATGGAGCGGCCCGCGACAGTCGCGACTGGGCCAACCTGCAGCGTCTCGTGCAGCGGGCGCTGCCGGGCCTGAAGGTGCGCCTGCTGCAGAGCGAGGTTCCGGCGCTGCTGACGAGCCCCGGTCTGCTCGCACACTACGGCCTGATGAGTCTAATTTCAGACCTGGAGTCGCAGGTCGGTTGCCCCGGCTGTACGCCCGCTCTATGGCTACTTCTGCCAACCCGTCGGCAGGGCTTGCCGACGCTCGACGGGGTGCCCGTGCCGCTCGTGAACGCGAGCGCCGCGGCCGACGTGCCCCAGTCATGGATCGAGAATCGTCATCGCGCGACGCTCGCCACTCAATCCTGA
- the pglX gene encoding BREX-2 system adenine-specific DNA-methyltransferase PglX, giving the protein MIHAPHLLADLTRQLKRLEDDLRARINEVPDLKASLQVEWQAACDADRCAEPFESWVEQVITQAGVHWLLSCVFLRFIEDNELVDRPWLSGTPASGRLALARDRHEAYFRAHPRETDRDYLLAAFREAGTLHGLQTFFDEAHNPVFRLGISGDAAMALRQFWQTVDPNTGVLAHDFTDPEWDTRFLGDLYQDLSEATRKRYALLQTPEFVEEFILDRTLTPAMREFGYQTARMIDPTCGSGHFLLGGFQRLVAEWQRREPGRNPRDIAQQALDAVAGVDLNPFAVAIARFRLLVAALKVCEVRRLADAPNLKMNVAIGDSLLHGQRFGLGGTSGIRSDELFDAAETHADTGLAHAYVSEDLREVQFILGRQYHAVVGNPPYIVVKDAALNQAYRHRYASCHMKYSLGCPFTERFFELAQTGRDGLAAGFVGLITTNSFMKREFGSKLIEQVLPRIDLTHVIDTSGAYIPGHGTPTVILYGRHRPPVGEGVRTVMGIKGEPSTPDDPAKGLVWSAILDQIDREGSESQFVSVADTSRATFRKHPWSIGGGGAAELLERTEAAAPKRLSSQVESIGFMAITGEDEAFLVPEHIARRIGAPARRFAVGDSVRDWVCGGESLVEFPYVASTSGFDPVPFVAGSMYDRWSWPNRTYLRSRVMFGKTAEQHGYRWDQYMQFIESRVSARRLITFGEVATHNHFVLDRGGKVFKQTAPVIKLPAEATDDDHLGQVGLLNSSVACFWFQQVCHNKGGPGGGSSKDEKWHDFYAFNSTKVAEFPLVEDRPVELARRIDQLAQAWQAQLPGRLIAAVATEANGINRALLDDAKDRAASFRRNMIALQEELDWHCYRLYGLLDDPLECGDPPEVAPGERAFEIVMARRLAAGALQTRWFEWLGIAPVVAIPARWPEHYRSLVQRRIDLIESDRNIGLVESFNCKRRWETTSWEDLEQAALRDWLLARLESPRYWPRGAEGDGGGEGGAGQPVQLSSINRVADAARLDADLMQIAELYAGRPDFDVTRLVGELVAAESMPFLPVLRYTESGLRKRAQWEDCWALQRREDAGEEVGKIPVPPKYQSKDFQKADFWRLRGGLDVPKERWVSYPGCERGADGSLPIAWAGWDHLQQATALATYYLDAKDLEGWPTDRLLPLLAGLLELLPWLKQWHNDLDPNFGEHMGDYYDGFVRDEARAHGVTLEQLREWRPAVTAARRGRRRSAS; this is encoded by the coding sequence GTGATCCACGCCCCACACCTGCTCGCCGACCTCACCCGCCAACTCAAGCGGCTCGAAGACGACCTGCGCGCCCGCATCAACGAGGTGCCGGACCTCAAGGCCAGCTTGCAGGTTGAATGGCAGGCGGCTTGCGACGCAGACCGCTGCGCCGAACCGTTCGAAAGCTGGGTGGAGCAGGTGATCACCCAGGCGGGCGTGCATTGGCTGCTGTCCTGCGTCTTCCTGCGTTTCATCGAGGACAACGAGCTGGTCGACCGCCCCTGGCTGTCCGGCACGCCCGCGTCGGGTCGGCTCGCGTTGGCGCGTGACCGTCACGAAGCCTACTTCCGCGCCCACCCGCGCGAAACCGACCGCGACTACCTGCTCGCCGCTTTCCGCGAGGCCGGCACGCTGCACGGCCTGCAGACCTTCTTCGACGAGGCGCACAACCCGGTCTTCCGGCTGGGCATCAGCGGCGACGCCGCGATGGCGCTGCGCCAGTTCTGGCAGACGGTCGATCCCAACACCGGCGTGCTCGCGCATGACTTCACCGACCCCGAGTGGGACACCCGTTTCCTCGGTGACCTCTACCAGGACCTGTCCGAGGCCACCCGCAAGCGCTACGCACTGTTGCAGACACCCGAGTTCGTCGAGGAATTCATCCTCGACCGCACGCTGACTCCGGCCATGCGCGAGTTCGGCTACCAGACCGCGCGCATGATCGACCCCACCTGCGGCTCCGGCCACTTCCTGCTCGGCGGCTTCCAGCGCTTGGTGGCCGAATGGCAGCGTCGCGAGCCCGGCCGCAACCCGCGCGACATCGCGCAGCAGGCGCTCGACGCGGTGGCGGGCGTGGACCTCAATCCCTTCGCGGTGGCGATTGCACGCTTCCGACTGCTCGTGGCGGCGCTCAAGGTGTGCGAGGTACGGCGGCTCGCGGACGCTCCCAACCTGAAGATGAACGTCGCCATCGGCGACAGCCTGCTGCACGGGCAACGCTTTGGACTGGGCGGCACAAGCGGTATCCGTTCGGACGAACTGTTCGACGCAGCGGAGACGCATGCCGACACGGGCTTGGCCCATGCCTACGTCAGTGAAGACTTGAGAGAGGTGCAATTCATCCTCGGCCGCCAGTACCACGCGGTGGTAGGCAACCCGCCTTACATCGTCGTCAAGGATGCTGCGCTGAACCAGGCTTATCGCCACCGCTACGCGAGTTGCCACATGAAATACTCGCTCGGCTGCCCCTTTACGGAGCGCTTCTTCGAACTGGCGCAGACCGGGCGGGACGGCCTTGCGGCGGGTTTCGTCGGCCTGATTACCACCAACAGCTTCATGAAGCGGGAGTTCGGCTCGAAGCTCATCGAGCAGGTGTTGCCGCGGATCGACTTGACCCACGTCATCGACACGTCGGGCGCCTACATACCGGGGCACGGGACGCCGACGGTGATCCTGTACGGCCGTCATCGGCCGCCGGTCGGTGAGGGCGTGCGGACGGTGATGGGGATCAAGGGCGAGCCGTCTACACCTGACGACCCTGCAAAGGGCTTGGTGTGGTCTGCCATTCTCGATCAGATCGACCGGGAGGGCTCGGAGAGCCAGTTCGTCAGCGTCGCGGATACATCGCGGGCGACTTTCCGCAAGCATCCGTGGAGCATCGGTGGGGGCGGCGCGGCCGAACTGCTGGAGCGTACTGAGGCGGCAGCACCCAAGCGACTTTCTTCCCAAGTCGAATCGATCGGGTTCATGGCGATTACGGGCGAAGATGAGGCGTTCTTGGTTCCTGAGCACATCGCGCGGCGGATCGGTGCTCCGGCAAGACGGTTCGCAGTCGGGGACAGCGTTCGCGACTGGGTATGCGGAGGGGAGTCTCTCGTCGAATTTCCTTACGTGGCGTCGACTTCGGGCTTCGATCCGGTTCCCTTCGTAGCTGGTTCGATGTATGACCGCTGGTCGTGGCCCAACCGAACATACCTTCGCTCGCGGGTGATGTTTGGCAAGACTGCCGAGCAGCATGGCTATCGTTGGGATCAGTACATGCAGTTCATTGAAAGCCGCGTTTCCGCGCGGCGTCTGATTACCTTCGGAGAAGTCGCCACCCACAACCACTTCGTCCTCGACCGCGGCGGCAAAGTGTTCAAGCAGACCGCGCCGGTCATCAAGTTGCCGGCCGAGGCGACTGACGATGATCACCTTGGGCAGGTGGGACTGTTGAACTCGTCGGTGGCGTGCTTCTGGTTTCAACAGGTGTGCCATAACAAGGGTGGCCCCGGTGGTGGTAGTAGTAAGGACGAGAAGTGGCACGATTTCTATGCCTTCAACTCGACCAAGGTCGCTGAGTTTCCGCTGGTAGAAGATCGTCCGGTCGAGTTGGCGAGACGGATTGATCAACTCGCCCAGGCTTGGCAGGCGCAACTTCCGGGCAGGCTCATTGCGGCCGTCGCAACTGAGGCGAACGGAATCAATCGTGCTTTGTTGGATGACGCCAAGGACCGCGCAGCCTCCTTCCGGAGGAACATGATTGCGCTGCAAGAGGAACTTGATTGGCATTGCTATCGACTTTACGGACTCCTGGATGACCCACTGGAATGCGGTGATCCGCCCGAGGTGGCTCCGGGCGAGCGTGCCTTTGAGATCGTCATGGCGCGTCGCCTCGCTGCGGGAGCGCTCCAGACGCGCTGGTTCGAGTGGCTTGGAATTGCACCGGTCGTCGCGATACCAGCTCGGTGGCCGGAGCACTATCGCAGCCTTGTTCAGCGCCGAATCGACCTTATTGAATCGGATCGCAACATTGGGCTGGTCGAGTCATTCAACTGCAAACGGCGGTGGGAAACGACGTCGTGGGAGGACCTGGAGCAAGCCGCATTGCGCGACTGGCTACTCGCTCGCCTAGAGTCGCCGCGCTACTGGCCACGGGGCGCCGAGGGCGACGGTGGGGGAGAAGGCGGGGCGGGGCAACCGGTTCAACTTTCTAGTATCAACCGAGTCGCCGACGCGGCACGGCTCGACGCCGATCTCATGCAGATCGCCGAACTCTACGCCGGCCGTCCCGACTTCGACGTGACGCGACTGGTCGGCGAACTGGTCGCAGCCGAGTCCATGCCCTTCCTGCCGGTGCTGCGTTACACCGAGTCCGGACTGCGCAAGCGTGCCCAGTGGGAAGACTGCTGGGCGCTGCAGCGGCGAGAGGATGCGGGTGAGGAGGTCGGTAAGATTCCCGTCCCGCCCAAGTACCAGAGCAAGGACTTCCAGAAGGCCGACTTCTGGCGTCTGCGCGGCGGGCTGGACGTGCCCAAGGAGCGCTGGGTGAGCTACCCCGGCTGCGAACGCGGCGCCGACGGCAGCCTGCCAATCGCCTGGGCCGGCTGGGACCACCTGCAACAGGCCACCGCGCTCGCGACCTACTACCTCGATGCGAAGGACCTGGAAGGCTGGCCCACCGACCGCCTGCTGCCGCTCCTCGCCGGCCTGCTGGAATTGCTGCCTTGGCTCAAGCAGTGGCACAACGACCTCGACCCCAACTTCGGCGAGCACATGGGCGACTACTACGACGGCTTCGTCCGCGACGAGGCGCGGGCGCACGGTGTGACGCTGGAGCAGCTGCGGGAGTGGAGGCCGGCGGTGACGGCAGCGCGACGTGGGCGGCGGCGGAGCGCGTCGTGA